A part of Flavobacteriaceae bacterium GSB9 genomic DNA contains:
- a CDS encoding LysM peptidoglycan-binding domain-containing protein, protein MAVKEKYQPVLDLGEKLNVTDGKVEVDNGKLKVWGTTKYQYQKNLLWDKIKEIGGESPSDIMADIKVADTSVYARHTVQSGETLGKIAKQYYGNAAKYQDIFKANSDILKNPDLIYPDQELIIPNL, encoded by the coding sequence ATGGCAGTAAAAGAAAAATATCAACCCGTTTTGGATTTGGGCGAAAAACTTAACGTTACCGATGGCAAGGTTGAAGTCGATAACGGAAAATTAAAAGTATGGGGCACTACAAAATACCAATACCAAAAAAACCTGCTTTGGGATAAAATCAAGGAAATTGGAGGCGAAAGCCCCAGCGATATTATGGCCGATATTAAAGTGGCCGATACTTCGGTTTATGCACGTCACACGGTACAAAGCGGAGAAACATTGGGAAAAATTGCTAAGCAGTACTATGGCAATGCCGCAAAATATCAGGATATTTTTAAAGCTAATTCTGATATTTTAAAAAATCCTGATTTAATTTACCCAGACCAAGAGTTGATTATTCCGAATTTATAA